Proteins found in one Quercus robur chromosome 2, dhQueRobu3.1, whole genome shotgun sequence genomic segment:
- the LOC126708496 gene encoding histone deacetylase 2, with the protein MNYRVTPIPTESTRNLCESVAIFRVLPQNQTLSVSLCRYLLTTMSSSASASSDSDEETLRRSRILKSKLYFDVPLSKVPVIYAASYDIAFLGIEKLHPFDSTKWGRVCRFLVSDGALHRSCIVEPLEASKDDLLVVHSESYLNSLKSSANVAMIIEVPPVALFPNCLVQQKVLHPFRNQVGGTILAAKLAKERGWAINVGGGFHHCCGEKGGGFCAYADISLCIHYAFVQLNISRVMIIDLDAHQGNGHELDFANDRRVYILDMYNPGIYPFDYEARRYIDQKVEVASGTTTNEYLKKLDEALEVAGHTFDPELVVYNAGTDILDGDPLGRLKISPDGIANRDEKVFRFARERNIPIVMLTSGGYMKSSARVIADSMINLSKKSLIDLGKNA; encoded by the exons ATGAATTACCGAGTCACACCGATTCCAACCGAGTCAACTCGGAATCTGTGCGAATCGGTGGCCATTTTTCGCGTTCTTCCTCAGAATCAaactctctcagtctctctgtGTCGCTATCTTCTAACAACAATGTCGTCCTCAGCTTCTGCTTCGTCCGATAGCGACGAAGAAACTCTTCGCCGAAGCCGAATTCTCAAAAGCAAGCTCTACTTCGATGTTCCTCTCTCCAAG GTTCCTGTGATTTACGCGGCGTCGTATGATATAGCATTTCTCGGCATAGAGAAGCT GCACCCGTTTGATTCAACTAAATGGGGTCGCGTATGTCGATTCCTTGTCTCTGATGGTGCTTTGCACAGAAGTTGTATTGTTGAGCCTCTGGAAGCTTCAAAGGATGATCTCCTTGTG GTGCATTCCGAATCATACTTGAATAGTCTTAAGAGTAGTGCAAATGTAGCCATGATAATTGAG GTCCCTCCTGTTGCACTATTTCCCAACTGTCTTGTGCAGCAGAAAGTTCTTCACCCATTTCGCAATCAG GTGGGAGGGACTATTTTGGCAGCAAAGCTTGCAAAAGAACGAGGATGGGCCATCAATGTAGGAGGGGGGTTTCATCACTGTTGTGGGGAAAAAGGAGGTGGATTTTGTGCCTATGCAGACATTTCTCTTTGCATACACTATGCCTTTGTTCAGTTAAACATATCAAG GGTGATGATAATTGATCTTGATGCACATCAAGGAAATGGCCATGAACTGGATTTTGCCAATGACA GACGAGTCTATATACTGGATATGTACAATCCTGGCATATATCCATTT GATTATGAGGCAAGGAGATACATTGATCAGAAGGTTGAAGTAGCG AGTGGGACCACAACAAATGAGTACTTGAAGAAATTAGATGAAGCACTGGAG GTTGCTGGGCATACGTTTGATCCTGAGTTGGTGGTTTACAATGCTGGAACTGATATTCTAGATGGAGATCCTTTAGGCAGATTGAAG ATCAGTCCTGATGGGATTGCCAATAGGGATGAAAAAGTTTTTAGGTTTGCTCGTGAGAGGAACATTCCAATTGTCATGCTCACATCAG GTGGTTACATGAAGTCAAGTGCCAGAGTTATAGCAGATTCCATGATCAACCTTTCAAAGAAATCCCTGATAGATTTGGGTAAGAACGCCTGA
- the LOC126708504 gene encoding K(+) efflux antiporter 6-like: MLKKFPFWELFSLSLLLCFALLSSTSLADSDSDSDRLDLDHSNSSEFNVSLSKPKEGSFAHMIDRALANEFPENDQPEVADSGSFNNSVAEQQATLETVARVRTKKNDTKEEKSFQLQNVFNLDNDNRAEDTPTLIDRKDNVFIISNFKSKYPVLQLDIRLISDLVVVIVSATCGGIAFACAGQPVITGYLLAGSFIGPGGFSFISEMVQVETVAQFGVVFLLFALGLEFSITKLRVVRAVAVLGGLLQIFLFMCLCGILISLCGGKASEGVFVGAFLSMSSTAVVLKFLMEKASTNALHGQVTIGILILQDCCVGLLFALLPVLGGTSGVLQGVMSMTKLLVVLITFLAVLSILSRTCVPWLLKLMISLSSQTNELYQLASVAFCLLVAWCSDKLGLSLELGSFAAGVMISTTDLAQHTLEQIEPIRNLFAALFLASIGMLIHVQFLWNHVDILLASVLLVIIVKTFIISTVVKGFGYNNKTSLLVGMSLAQIGEFAFVLLSRASNLHLVEGKVYLLLLGTTALSLVTTPLLFKLIPAVVHLGVLLRWFSPDSSVEIGFKGDNLRTESGKQRVILIDPGSHDS; the protein is encoded by the exons ATGTTGAAAAAGTTTCCATTTTGGGAGCTCTTCagtctctctctccttctttgcTTCGCTCTCTTATCTTCTACCTCACTCGCCGACTCAGACTCTGACTCAGATCGCCTCGACCTAGACCACTCCAACTCGTCCGAGTTCAAtgtctctctctccaaaccTAAAGAAGGCAGCTTCGCTCACATGATCGATCGAGCTCTCGCCAACGAGTTCCCCGAAAACGATCAACCCGAAG TGGCTGATTCTGGAAGCTTCAACAACAGTGTAGCTGAGCAACAG GCAACTCTGGAAACTGTAGCCAGAGTTAGAACGAAGAAAAATGACACAAAAGAGGAAAA GTCATTTCAACTTCAAAATGTTTTTAATCTTGATAACGATAATCGAGCTGAAGATACACCTACATTGATAGATCGGAAG GACAATGTCTTTATTATATCCAATTTTAAATCGAAATATCCAGTTCTGCAGCTAGACATAAG ATTGATATCCGATTTGGTAGTTGTTATTGTGTCCGCAACATGTGGTGGCATTGCCTTTGCTTGTGCTGGACAGCCG GTTATTACTGGATATTTGCTAGCAGGATCGTTTATTGGACCTGGAGGGTTCAGCTTCATCAGTGAAATGGTCCAA GTTGAAACAGTGGCCCAGTTTggtgtagtttttcttctttttgcacTGGGCTTGGAGTTCTCCATAACGAAG CTTCGCGTTGTTCGAGCAGTTGCTGTTCTAGGGGGCCTGCTacagattttcttatttatgtGCCTGTGTGGCATACTAATATCG TTATGTGGTGGTAAAGCTTCTGAGGGGGTATTTGTTGGTGCATTCCTTTCCATGTCTTCAACAGCAGTG GTATTGAAGTTTTTGATGGAAAAAGCCTCTACTAATGCCCTTCATGGCCAAGTTACCATTGGCATCCTTATTCTGCAG GACTGTTGTGTGGGTTTACTGTTTGCTTTGCTCCCAGTTCTGGGTGGGACTTCTGGTGTTCTTCAAGGAGTGATGTCCATGACTAAACT GTTGGTGGTGTTGATTACGTTTTTGGCTGTTCTGTCAATATTATCTCGTACTTGTGTTCCTTGGTTACTTAAACTGATGATAAGCCTATCATCACAG ACCAATGAACTATATCAATTGGCATCAGTTGCGTTCTGCTTGCTTGTAGCCTGG TGTAGTGATAAGCTGGGGCTAAGTCTAGAACTGGGTTCCTTTGCTGCTGGAGTGATGATATCAACAACTGATCTAGCTCAACATACACTAGAACAA ATTGAACCCATTCGCAATTTGTTTGCGGCTCTTTTTTTAGCCAGCATTGGGATGTTGATCCATGTTCAGTTTCTCTGGAACCACGTGGATATATTATTAGCGTCTGTTCTTTTGGTGATCATTGTAAAAACATTCATAATATCCACTGTTGTCAAGGGATTTGGTTACAACAACAAGACTTCGCTTCTT GTTGGAATGTCTCTGGCACAGATAGGGGAATTCGCTTTTGTTCTTCTCAGTCGTGCTTCTAATCTTCATCTAGTTGAG GGGAAAGTGTACCTTTTGCTTCTTGGGACTACAGCTCTTAGTCTG GTAACGACTCCTCTCCTTTTCAAGCTAATTCCTGCTGTAGTGCACCTCGGTGTGCTACTGCGGTGGTTCTCCCCTGACAGTTCTGTGGAG ATTGGATTTAAAGGAGATAACCTCCGCACGGAAAGTGGAAAGCAGCGTGTTATATTGATTGACCCAGGATCTCATGATTCATGA
- the LOC126708510 gene encoding probable transcription factor At5g61620 isoform X1 — protein sequence MARKCSHCGNMGHNSRTCNTRKRSSKFRLFGVQLDISSSSFSPSFVMRKSFSVDCLPSSSTTSSSSSSLLAMGEKFDQMSNGYVSDGLIARNQERKKGMPWTEKEHQMFLVGLEKLGKGDWRGISRNFVTTKTPTQVASHAQKYFLRHNNHNKRKRRPSLFDLGRNKFRPQLVNSCVFKPSSEAASVSFEFPSKRTNSKVLDHGKVGYSEWPSSTHYSMPISFHNNIVESLPAHAASGLTTKLTLQTSKCNP from the exons ATGGCAAGAAAATGCTCACATTGTGGGAATATGGGTCACAATTCAAGGACTTGCAACACTCGTAAAAGGAGTTCTAAATTTAGGCTCTTTGGTGTGCAACTTgacatatcttcttcttctttttcaccttCGTTTGTTATGAGGAAGAGTTTTAGCGTGGATTGCTTGCCATCTTCATCAACTAcctcttcttcatcatcttctctCCTTGCTATGGGTGAAAAGTTTGATCAAATGAGTAATGGATATGTTTCTGATGGCCTCATTGCAAGgaatcaagaaagaaagaagg GCATGCCATGGACTGAGAAGGAGCACCAAATGTTTCTAGTTGGTCTCGAGAAGCTCGGTAAGGGAGATTGGAGGGGAATCTCTAGGAACTTTGTGACTACAAAAACTCCAACCCAAGTAGCCAGTCATGCGCAAAAATACTTTCTTCGGCATAACAACCACAACAAAAGAAAGCGTCGACCCAGCCTCTTCGAT CTAGGGAGGAACAAATTCAGACCTCAACTGGTCAATTCATGTGTTTTCAAGCCTAGTAGTGAAGCAGCTTCTGTTTCATTTGAGTTTCCATCGAAGAGAACAAATTCTAAGGTGCTTGATCATGGAAAAGTTGGCTATTCTGAGTGGCCTTCTTCTACTCATTACTCAATGCCTATTTCGTTTCATAATAATATTGTTGAGTCCCTCCCTGCTCATGCTGCTTCAGGTTTGACCACAAAGCTCACTCTTCAGACTTCCAAGTGCAACCCCTGA
- the LOC126708510 gene encoding probable transcription factor At5g61620 isoform X2, with the protein MARKCSHCGNMGHNSRTCNTRKRSSKFRLFGVQLDISSSSFSPSFVMRKSFSVDCLPSSSTTSSSSSSLLAMGEKFDQMSNGYVSDGLIARNQERKKGMPWTEKEHQMFLVGLEKLGKGDWRGISRNFVTTKTPTQVASHAQKYFLRHNNHNKRKRRPSLFDGGTNSDLNWSIHVFSSLVVKQLLFHLSFHRREQILRCLIMEKLAILSGLLLLITQCLFRFIIILLSPSLLMLLQV; encoded by the exons ATGGCAAGAAAATGCTCACATTGTGGGAATATGGGTCACAATTCAAGGACTTGCAACACTCGTAAAAGGAGTTCTAAATTTAGGCTCTTTGGTGTGCAACTTgacatatcttcttcttctttttcaccttCGTTTGTTATGAGGAAGAGTTTTAGCGTGGATTGCTTGCCATCTTCATCAACTAcctcttcttcatcatcttctctCCTTGCTATGGGTGAAAAGTTTGATCAAATGAGTAATGGATATGTTTCTGATGGCCTCATTGCAAGgaatcaagaaagaaagaagg GCATGCCATGGACTGAGAAGGAGCACCAAATGTTTCTAGTTGGTCTCGAGAAGCTCGGTAAGGGAGATTGGAGGGGAATCTCTAGGAACTTTGTGACTACAAAAACTCCAACCCAAGTAGCCAGTCATGCGCAAAAATACTTTCTTCGGCATAACAACCACAACAAAAGAAAGCGTCGACCCAGCCTCTTCGAT GGAGGAACAAATTCAGACCTCAACTGGTCAATTCATGTGTTTTCAAGCCTAGTAGTGAAGCAGCTTCTGTTTCATTTGAGTTTCCATCGAAGAGAACAAATTCTAAGGTGCTTGATCATGGAAAAGTTGGCTATTCTGAGTGGCCTTCTTCTACTCATTACTCAATGCCTATTTCGTTTCATAATAATATTGTTGAGTCCCTCCCTGCTCATGCTGCTTCAGGTTTGA